In Flavobacteriaceae bacterium, the following proteins share a genomic window:
- the obgE gene encoding GTPase ObgE, producing the protein MTEGNFVDYVKVYVSSGKGGKGSVHLHREKYITKGGPDGGDGGRGGHIIIKGNQNHWTLYHLKFKKHFKAGHGEHGSKSRSSGADGEDVYIDVPLGTVIRDTDTNEIIHEITEDGQEFVVCKGGKGGLGNWHFKSSTNQTPRYAQPGLPLEERYITLELKILADVGLVGFPNAGKSTLLSVITSAKPKIADYEFTTLKPNLGIVEYRDFQSFVMADIPGIIEGAAEGKGLGHYFLRHIERNSTLLFMIPADADNIKKQYDILLDELRRYNPELLDKDKCIAITKSDMLDDELKSELKTELDNELTTEYLFISSVAQQGITELKDKLWKMLND; encoded by the coding sequence ATGACTGAAGGGAATTTTGTAGATTATGTAAAAGTGTATGTGTCTTCCGGAAAAGGAGGCAAAGGTTCAGTACATTTGCATCGCGAAAAATATATTACTAAAGGAGGACCTGATGGTGGTGATGGAGGTCGCGGAGGGCATATTATAATTAAAGGGAACCAGAATCATTGGACCTTATATCATCTTAAATTTAAAAAACATTTTAAAGCAGGTCATGGAGAGCACGGAAGTAAAAGCCGTAGTTCTGGAGCCGATGGAGAAGATGTATATATAGATGTTCCTTTAGGAACAGTTATAAGAGATACCGATACCAATGAAATTATACACGAGATTACTGAAGATGGTCAAGAATTTGTTGTTTGTAAAGGTGGAAAAGGTGGATTAGGGAATTGGCATTTTAAAAGTTCGACAAACCAAACACCTCGTTATGCACAACCTGGGCTTCCGTTAGAAGAACGTTATATTACTCTTGAACTTAAAATACTTGCTGATGTTGGATTGGTAGGATTTCCAAATGCAGGAAAATCTACCTTGTTATCTGTTATTACTTCAGCAAAACCAAAAATCGCAGATTATGAATTTACAACATTAAAACCTAACTTGGGTATTGTAGAGTATCGCGATTTTCAATCTTTTGTAATGGCAGACATTCCTGGAATTATTGAAGGAGCTGCCGAAGGAAAAGGGCTTGGACATTATTTTCTTCGTCATATTGAACGTAATTCAACATTACTGTTTATGATCCCTGCAGATGCAGATAATATTAAAAAGCAATATGATATATTATTGGATGAATTACGCCGTTACAATCCAGAATTATTAGATAAAGATAAGTGTATTGCGATAACAAAAAGCGATATGTTAGATGACGAGTTAAAATCGGAATTAAAGACAGAACTCGACAATGAATTAACTACAGAATATCTCTTCATTTCATCTGTAGCACAACAGGGTATTACAGAACTTAAAGACAAGCTTTGGAAAATGTTGAATGATTAA
- a CDS encoding DUF4136 domain-containing protein, whose translation MKLIKIIILVLLFTSCAPILVNYDYDNKTDFTLYKTYNYYSDLNTGLSELDENRLLDAIDITMKLKGLELSDNPDFLIDIKTGEFQGNSQSTVGVGLGGTGRNVGGGISVGIPIGQSLVNRQIIIDFIDDNKNGLFWQVVSESSYNPKAKPEQRELKFKAIIDKALSKYPPKQE comes from the coding sequence ATGAAACTGATTAAAATTATAATTCTCGTCTTACTTTTTACATCTTGTGCTCCCATATTAGTAAATTACGATTACGATAATAAAACAGATTTCACTTTATATAAAACATATAATTACTATTCAGATTTAAATACGGGTTTAAGCGAACTGGATGAAAATCGATTATTGGATGCTATAGATATTACAATGAAATTAAAAGGATTAGAATTATCGGATAATCCAGATTTTTTAATTGATATTAAAACTGGGGAGTTTCAAGGAAATTCACAAAGTACTGTAGGTGTTGGTTTAGGCGGCACAGGACGCAATGTTGGAGGAGGAATTTCTGTGGGTATCCCAATAGGGCAATCTTTAGTAAATCGTCAAATAATTATTGACTTTATAGATGATAATAAAAATGGATTATTTTGGCAAGTAGTTAGCGAAAGCAGTTATAATCCCAAAGCCAAACCCGAGCAAAGAGAATTGAAATTTAAGGCAATTATAGATAAAGCCTTATCCAAATATCCTCCTAAACAAGAATAA